In Candidatus Sedimenticola sp. (ex Thyasira tokunagai), the following proteins share a genomic window:
- a CDS encoding (Fe-S)-binding protein: MAKATFDTPELQEFVDVPALEEGTMAHIKSYVVNNPDHNTDLGFPGELVDDWHEKTLEKMADLCSRYRSFQVYLDACVKCGSCTDKCHYYLGTKDPKNMPVGRQDLLRKVYRRYFTFAGKYFPKLVGAEDLTRETLDEWYSYFHQCSQCRRCSVFCPYGIDTAEISMAAREILDSIGYGQKYCNEIIAKVHKIGNNLGLPGPAIENTLEGLEEDVEDETGVVVKFPLDVKGSDILLVTPSADFFAEPHVDGLIGYGKVFHEAGVSWTLSTTASEAGNFGMFIGSYENMRRVSMRIRQAATELGVKRIVFGECGHAWRIAYAFLNTLAGPFDDLDPNYPVPQHICEFTNDLIEQGKLNLDKSGNDDMTITFHDSCNVARATRMGDKPGGQFEIPRAVIKAVCNNYVDMDHNTIGEKTYCCGGGGGLLTDDLMEIRVKGALPRMTALNNAIKDHGVTHLAAICAICKSQFTKVMPYYGMDMDQIVSVHQLVSNAIILTGQQTEEDEDDQESEE, from the coding sequence ATGGCAAAGGCAACTTTTGATACACCGGAACTCCAGGAATTTGTGGATGTGCCGGCGCTGGAAGAAGGCACGATGGCTCATATCAAGTCATACGTTGTCAACAATCCAGATCATAATACCGATCTCGGTTTTCCCGGTGAATTAGTCGATGACTGGCACGAGAAAACCCTGGAGAAGATGGCTGACCTCTGTTCACGCTATCGCTCTTTCCAGGTCTACCTGGATGCCTGTGTAAAGTGTGGTTCGTGCACTGACAAGTGCCACTACTACCTGGGTACGAAAGATCCCAAGAATATGCCTGTAGGCAGACAGGATCTCCTGCGTAAAGTCTACCGCCGCTACTTCACCTTTGCGGGAAAATACTTCCCCAAGCTGGTGGGGGCCGAGGATCTGACGCGCGAAACCTTGGACGAGTGGTACAGCTACTTTCACCAATGTTCACAGTGCCGACGCTGCTCTGTTTTCTGCCCCTATGGTATTGATACGGCAGAGATCTCAATGGCGGCACGCGAGATACTCGACAGTATCGGTTACGGCCAAAAATACTGTAATGAGATCATTGCCAAGGTACATAAAATAGGTAACAACCTCGGCCTTCCCGGTCCTGCTATCGAGAACACGCTCGAAGGCCTGGAAGAGGATGTCGAAGATGAGACCGGCGTAGTGGTGAAGTTCCCACTCGATGTTAAAGGTTCTGATATCCTGCTGGTGACTCCATCTGCTGACTTCTTTGCAGAGCCTCACGTCGATGGGCTGATCGGTTACGGCAAAGTATTTCATGAGGCCGGCGTCAGTTGGACTCTCAGCACCACAGCTTCCGAGGCCGGCAACTTTGGCATGTTCATCGGTAGTTACGAGAATATGCGCAGGGTTTCCATGCGCATCCGTCAAGCGGCGACCGAGCTGGGTGTTAAGCGTATTGTCTTTGGTGAGTGCGGCCACGCATGGCGCATCGCTTACGCATTCCTCAATACGCTGGCAGGTCCTTTTGATGACCTCGATCCCAACTATCCGGTACCGCAGCATATCTGTGAGTTCACAAATGATTTGATCGAGCAGGGCAAACTCAATCTCGATAAGTCTGGCAACGATGACATGACCATCACCTTCCACGACTCATGCAACGTGGCACGCGCCACCCGCATGGGTGATAAGCCGGGAGGTCAGTTCGAGATCCCCCGCGCTGTGATCAAGGCGGTGTGTAACAACTATGTCGATATGGATCACAACACGATCGGAGAGAAGACCTACTGCTGCGGTGGCGGTGGCGGTTTGCTGACCGATGATTTGATGGAGATCCGTGTTAAGGGTGCCTTGCCTCGCATGACTGCACTTAATAACGCGATCAAGGATCATGGAGTAACTCATTTGGCGGCAATCTGCGCCATCTGTAAAAGCCAGTTCACCAAGGTGATGCCTTACTACGGCATGGACATGGACCAGATTGTCAGTGTTCACCAGTTGGTAAGCAACGCAATCATCCTTACCGGTCAGCAGACTGAAGAGGATGAAGACGATCAGGAAAGTGAAGAGTAG
- a CDS encoding NAD(P)-binding protein, translating into MATPTEEMQANLNFRRYEEGENEWDDWGDKIFVEDTSHKCPTYVHKTPPCQGGCPAGEDIRGYLAIARGQEKPPEGVEWQEYAFRRSTDANPFPSMMGRVCPAPCQDGCNRSDIEDFVGINSVEQFIGDTALANGYQFEAGADTGKKVAIIGGGPAGMAAAYQLRRMGHAATVLEKDADLGGMMRYGIPNYRIPRDKLAAEIQRIVDMGVEVRTGVRVGTDVAVADLEKEYDAILWALGCQNGRGLPIDGWEGTPNCVSGVAFLKAFNEGRLKVTGKNVVCIGGGDTSIDVISVTRRVGYNAAAGNPEDVVHDTSINQDQALADAAENANATLTSLFTKDKMFAAEHEIHDALHEGCAILDGVMPLEVIVGDDGRATGLKVCDCTMDGMRPIPTEGTERVLEADLVVSAIGQSGDMAGIEDMANDRNLIDADKFFQVPGKAGHFVAGDIVNPHLLTTAIGQASVAVESIDIYMKQEEQGKRPKVDVHHFDLMAKLHEAGLDPEHFDSTVGDMRGTGTAKYAVHNYEDRSEQEVIASKELFLGHFEYTKRNIRDEDVPSADDVLGHFKDRLIMLSEEQVTSEAKRCMSCGMCFECDNCVIFCPQDAVFRVKKNEATTGRYVDTDYSKCIGCHVCTDVCPTGYIQMGLGE; encoded by the coding sequence ATGGCGACTCCTACTGAAGAGATGCAGGCCAATTTGAATTTCCGTCGGTATGAGGAAGGTGAAAACGAATGGGATGACTGGGGCGATAAGATTTTCGTCGAGGACACTTCCCACAAGTGCCCCACCTATGTCCACAAGACTCCACCTTGTCAGGGCGGCTGCCCTGCAGGTGAGGATATTCGTGGCTACCTTGCAATTGCCCGCGGTCAGGAAAAACCGCCCGAGGGTGTGGAGTGGCAGGAGTACGCATTCCGTCGCTCCACCGATGCCAATCCTTTTCCTTCCATGATGGGCCGTGTCTGTCCCGCTCCTTGTCAGGACGGTTGCAACCGTAGTGATATTGAGGATTTCGTTGGTATTAACTCTGTCGAGCAGTTTATCGGCGATACCGCACTTGCCAACGGCTACCAGTTTGAAGCCGGCGCAGATACCGGTAAAAAGGTTGCTATCATCGGTGGCGGTCCTGCCGGTATGGCGGCTGCTTACCAGCTTCGCCGCATGGGCCACGCTGCAACCGTTTTGGAAAAAGATGCAGACCTTGGCGGCATGATGCGCTACGGCATCCCCAACTACCGTATTCCCCGCGACAAGCTGGCTGCTGAAATCCAGCGCATTGTCGATATGGGTGTTGAGGTCCGTACCGGTGTGCGTGTAGGTACCGATGTTGCGGTAGCCGACCTGGAGAAAGAGTACGATGCCATCCTTTGGGCACTCGGCTGCCAGAACGGTCGTGGCCTCCCCATTGATGGCTGGGAAGGTACCCCAAACTGTGTTTCCGGTGTTGCTTTCCTGAAAGCTTTCAATGAGGGCCGCCTGAAGGTCACCGGCAAGAATGTAGTCTGCATTGGTGGTGGTGATACCTCCATTGACGTTATCTCCGTCACCCGCCGCGTCGGTTACAATGCAGCAGCCGGCAACCCTGAAGATGTGGTGCATGACACCAGTATCAATCAGGACCAAGCCCTGGCAGATGCTGCAGAAAATGCTAACGCCACACTGACCTCACTGTTTACCAAAGATAAGATGTTTGCCGCGGAGCACGAGATTCATGATGCTCTGCACGAAGGCTGCGCTATTCTTGATGGTGTGATGCCACTGGAAGTGATCGTTGGTGATGATGGTCGCGCCACCGGACTGAAAGTGTGTGATTGCACCATGGACGGCATGAGACCGATTCCTACCGAGGGCACCGAGCGTGTGCTGGAAGCTGATCTTGTTGTATCTGCTATTGGCCAGAGCGGTGATATGGCCGGCATTGAAGATATGGCTAATGATCGCAATCTCATCGACGCCGATAAATTCTTCCAGGTACCTGGAAAAGCGGGTCACTTCGTTGCGGGTGATATCGTCAATCCTCATCTGCTGACCACCGCAATTGGTCAAGCCTCTGTAGCGGTTGAGAGTATCGACATCTACATGAAGCAGGAAGAGCAGGGTAAGCGTCCAAAAGTTGATGTACACCACTTCGACCTGATGGCCAAGCTACATGAGGCCGGTCTTGATCCTGAGCACTTCGATTCTACTGTGGGTGACATGCGCGGTACCGGCACTGCCAAGTACGCAGTACACAACTACGAAGACCGTTCCGAACAGGAAGTGATCGCTTCCAAGGAGCTTTTCCTTGGGCACTTCGAATATACGAAACGTAATATTCGTGATGAAGACGTTCCAAGTGCAGATGATGTATTGGGCCACTTCAAAGATCGTCTGATCATGCTCAGCGAAGAGCAAGTGACTTCTGAAGCCAAACGCTGCATGAGCTGTGGCATGTGCTTCGAGTGTGATAACTGCGTTATCTTCTGCCCCCAAGATGCCGTCTTCCGTGTTAAGAAGAATGAGGCAACCACCGGTCGTTACGTTGATACTGACTACAGCAAGTGTATTGGCTGTCACGTCTGTACCGATGTTTGCCCCACCGGTTATATCCAGATGGGTCTTGGTGAATAG
- a CDS encoding sulfur reduction protein DsrJ, translating to MLSSTGIKRSTMIFMGALFAVLSMGAMGESFVTKGSKAAGLGPDGCVAPKAEMRRNHMDYLKHDRVATVRQGIRDTKASLASCVDCHAADDGKGGYAPVNGEGQFCESCHSYVGVNLYFACFQCHRKTPQAESASLSDSEIKVGAFALQLDADKQQAVTAQHFSKWHSQVVED from the coding sequence ATGCTTAGTTCTACCGGCATCAAACGATCCACTATGATCTTCATGGGAGCACTTTTCGCGGTGCTCTCCATGGGGGCCATGGGCGAATCTTTTGTCACAAAGGGGTCCAAGGCGGCCGGTCTCGGACCGGACGGCTGTGTGGCACCCAAGGCAGAGATGCGTCGCAACCATATGGATTATCTGAAACACGACCGTGTCGCCACCGTCCGTCAAGGCATCAGGGATACTAAGGCCAGTCTTGCGTCCTGCGTTGATTGTCATGCTGCAGATGACGGTAAAGGTGGCTATGCTCCGGTCAATGGGGAAGGACAGTTTTGTGAGTCCTGCCACAGCTATGTAGGAGTCAATCTCTACTTTGCATGTTTCCAGTGCCATCGGAAAACACCGCAAGCAGAGAGTGCTTCACTAAGCGATTCAGAGATAAAGGTAGGTGCTTTTGCTCTGCAGCTTGATGCTGATAAGCAACAGGCTGTGACGGCGCAACACTTCTCCAAATGGCACAGCCAAGTAGTAGAGGACTGA
- a CDS encoding 4Fe-4S dicluster domain-containing protein: MTKNSDQPDMKRREFFGKTVLAAGAATVAPGVLLAVAGSDEQQGASSDTRWGMLIDSNKCAEGCSVCVDACNSENGIDLQVRPEGQSDEKWNAQRPQWIRKVKLKDNQTGEVTNLPLMCQHCEHPPCVDVCPTTASFKRVDGIVMVDRHKCIGCRYCMMACPYKARSFIHQDVTEQLVSAPRGKGCVESCNFCATRLDAGATTTACQDACEKDGHQAIIFGDLKDPQSTVAMALKEKTSRQIRADLELNTGVRYTNV; encoded by the coding sequence ATGACGAAAAATAGTGACCAGCCTGACATGAAGCGCCGGGAGTTTTTCGGCAAGACGGTCCTTGCGGCCGGTGCAGCAACTGTAGCTCCTGGTGTACTGCTTGCTGTTGCAGGTAGTGATGAGCAACAGGGTGCAAGTAGTGATACCCGCTGGGGTATGCTGATCGATTCCAACAAGTGCGCAGAAGGTTGCAGTGTTTGTGTCGATGCGTGTAACAGCGAAAACGGCATCGATCTTCAGGTGCGCCCTGAAGGTCAGTCCGATGAAAAGTGGAATGCACAGCGTCCGCAGTGGATCCGCAAGGTAAAGCTGAAAGACAACCAGACGGGAGAGGTCACTAATCTACCGCTGATGTGTCAGCATTGTGAACACCCACCCTGTGTCGATGTTTGCCCGACCACGGCATCATTTAAACGTGTCGATGGCATCGTTATGGTGGATCGTCATAAGTGTATTGGCTGCCGCTACTGCATGATGGCTTGCCCCTATAAGGCACGCTCCTTCATTCATCAGGATGTAACAGAACAGCTTGTATCTGCACCACGCGGCAAAGGTTGTGTCGAGTCGTGTAACTTCTGTGCAACTCGTCTCGATGCGGGTGCAACCACTACTGCCTGTCAGGATGCATGCGAAAAAGATGGTCATCAGGCAATTATCTTTGGTGATCTGAAAGATCCACAGAGTACTGTTGCGATGGCATTAAAAGAGAAAACTAGTCGGCAGATTCGTGCCGATCTTGAACTCAATACCGGTGTTCGCTACACCAACGTATAA
- the nrfD gene encoding NrfD/PsrC family molybdoenzyme membrane anchor subunit gives MKDMSYRELWCSSPRFWGGLALLGFIIAVALGAAFFMEHSGHHVTGMTNQIVWGLPHVFAIFLIVAASGALNVASIGSVFGGPMYKPLGRFSALLAIGLLAGGLIVLLLDLGRPDRLIVAVTSYNFKSIFAWNIILYSGFFAIVGVYIWTMIDRKVQKYKIAVGYAAFIWRLALTTGTGSIFGFLVAREAYDAAIMAPMFIIMSFSFGLAFFIVALMSAYWWAGRELGGLRLAKLKNLLGVFVGAVLYFAVVYHLTNLYVTQHHGVEQFILLGGGVYTNMFWIGQVLIGGIIPLFLIYSPAFATSRFAIATASILVLIGGFFQVYVIVIGGQAFPMNIFPGKEVVSSSFFDGMVNGYVPTVPEALLGFGGIAVAMTLVAVGSRMLQVLPESLEDPTDESS, from the coding sequence ATGAAAGATATGTCCTACCGTGAGCTCTGGTGTAGCTCTCCCAGGTTCTGGGGTGGTCTCGCCCTTCTAGGTTTCATTATCGCTGTTGCTTTGGGCGCGGCGTTTTTTATGGAACACAGTGGTCACCATGTTACAGGCATGACAAACCAGATTGTCTGGGGTCTGCCACATGTATTTGCCATCTTCCTGATCGTGGCCGCCTCGGGGGCACTTAACGTTGCCTCAATCGGCTCGGTTTTTGGTGGCCCAATGTATAAACCTCTGGGACGCTTCTCGGCCTTGTTGGCTATTGGACTGCTGGCAGGCGGCCTGATTGTGCTGTTGCTCGACCTTGGCCGCCCTGATCGTCTTATTGTCGCTGTTACCAGTTACAATTTTAAGTCGATCTTTGCATGGAACATCATTCTCTACAGTGGTTTTTTTGCCATCGTTGGTGTCTATATCTGGACTATGATTGATCGTAAAGTTCAGAAATACAAAATCGCTGTCGGCTATGCTGCATTTATCTGGCGGCTGGCACTGACCACCGGTACCGGTTCTATCTTCGGTTTCCTGGTAGCTCGCGAAGCCTATGATGCAGCGATTATGGCGCCGATGTTTATCATCATGTCATTCAGTTTTGGACTGGCATTTTTTATTGTCGCTCTGATGTCCGCCTATTGGTGGGCTGGTCGGGAGCTGGGTGGGCTTCGTCTTGCCAAGTTGAAGAATCTGTTGGGGGTATTTGTTGGTGCGGTGCTTTACTTCGCCGTAGTCTACCATTTGACTAACCTCTACGTGACTCAGCATCATGGTGTAGAACAGTTTATTCTGCTGGGTGGCGGTGTCTACACCAATATGTTCTGGATCGGTCAGGTACTGATTGGTGGTATCATTCCGCTGTTCCTTATCTACTCTCCGGCATTTGCTACTTCACGCTTTGCTATTGCTACGGCCTCTATCCTGGTATTGATTGGTGGGTTCTTCCAGGTCTATGTGATCGTGATAGGCGGTCAGGCATTCCCGATGAATATCTTCCCGGGTAAAGAGGTTGTTTCCAGCAGCTTCTTCGACGGTATGGTTAACGGTTACGTACCTACCGTTCCCGAGGCGCTGCTTGGTTTTGGTGGTATTGCCGTTGCCATGACTCTGGTGGCTGTCGGTTCGCGTATGCTGCAGGTGCTGCCGGAAAGCCTTGAGGATCCCACAGACGAGTCCAGCTAA
- a CDS encoding cobyrinate a,c-diamide synthase, whose product MSHFFISAAHKSSGKTTVSIGLTAALRERGMAVQPFKKGPDYIDPIWLSAAGGNNCVNLDFYTMSAEEITREFHRAMMGKDIGVIEGNKGLYDGLDLDGSNSNAALATQLNSPVFLVIDARGMTRGIAPLILGYQAFDQNLTIAGVILNKVGGSRHEGKLCRVIEHYTDIPVVGSVHSNPELEIDERHLGLMPSNESSEAAAKIRLLGQRVAEQVDLDRILEFAAATAPLPEVTEEEYLFTGEKVRIGYPRDRAFGFYYPGDLTRMEKAGAELVPFDALSDSVLPPVDGLFIGGGFPETAMDELEANNSLRQEIKAFIEAGGPVYAECGGLMYLARNLTWQDKVCKMVGAIPGDIVMHERPQGRGYVRLREREQSPWPKLPGQSSEIAAHEFHYSAIENLDKGINFAYQVIRGTGIDGSNDGIVYKNLLASYTHMRDVGGNHWTQRFVEHVRACKPQVV is encoded by the coding sequence ATGTCTCATTTTTTTATATCCGCAGCTCACAAATCATCAGGCAAGACAACCGTCTCTATCGGACTGACCGCGGCGTTGCGCGAGCGCGGGATGGCTGTACAGCCGTTTAAGAAGGGACCAGACTACATAGACCCAATCTGGCTCTCCGCCGCAGGTGGCAACAACTGCGTCAATCTCGATTTTTATACTATGTCGGCAGAGGAGATCACCCGGGAGTTTCACCGTGCCATGATGGGTAAGGATATCGGGGTGATCGAAGGTAACAAGGGGCTCTATGACGGTCTCGACCTGGATGGCAGTAACAGCAACGCTGCACTGGCTACCCAGCTGAACTCTCCGGTTTTTTTAGTCATAGACGCACGTGGCATGACCCGTGGTATCGCACCGCTGATTCTCGGCTACCAGGCATTTGATCAGAACCTCACAATCGCAGGGGTGATACTCAACAAGGTCGGTGGTAGTCGTCATGAAGGTAAACTGTGCCGAGTAATTGAGCACTATACGGATATCCCGGTGGTCGGTTCGGTGCACTCAAATCCGGAGCTTGAGATCGATGAGCGCCACCTTGGTTTAATGCCAAGTAATGAGTCGAGTGAAGCTGCTGCAAAAATTCGGCTGCTGGGTCAGCGCGTGGCTGAACAGGTCGATCTTGACCGAATTCTCGAATTTGCAGCAGCAACAGCACCACTGCCGGAGGTGACGGAAGAGGAGTATCTGTTCACTGGTGAAAAAGTACGCATTGGCTATCCGCGCGATCGTGCTTTTGGTTTCTACTACCCGGGTGATCTCACACGGATGGAAAAAGCGGGTGCGGAGCTGGTGCCCTTTGATGCTCTGAGTGACAGTGTGCTGCCGCCGGTTGATGGTCTCTTCATCGGCGGAGGTTTCCCTGAAACCGCTATGGATGAGTTGGAAGCGAATAACTCCCTGCGGCAGGAGATCAAAGCATTTATTGAAGCCGGGGGACCTGTCTATGCAGAGTGTGGGGGACTTATGTACCTTGCCCGCAACCTGACCTGGCAGGACAAAGTGTGTAAAATGGTTGGTGCGATCCCGGGTGACATTGTTATGCACGAGCGTCCACAGGGTAGAGGCTATGTTCGCCTGCGTGAGAGAGAACAGAGCCCATGGCCGAAACTCCCAGGGCAATCATCTGAGATTGCCGCCCATGAGTTTCACTACTCTGCCATTGAGAATCTGGATAAGGGAATCAATTTTGCTTATCAGGTGATTCGCGGTACCGGAATTGATGGTAGTAACGATGGCATTGTCTACAAGAACCTGTTGGCAAGCTACACCCATATGCGAGATGTCGGCGGGAATCATTGGACTCAAAGGTTTGTTGAACATGTCAGGGCGTGTAAGCCCCAAGTAGTTTAG
- a CDS encoding iron-sulfur cluster assembly accessory protein codes for MFKVTEAAAEQIKEAAKQGGTEGMALRMAARKKDDGSIEYIMGFDEEREQDTRVDADGTSIVISPDSVALLEEAVMDYVEMAEGDFRFIFLNPKDPTYVPPSDG; via the coding sequence ATGTTTAAAGTTACCGAAGCAGCCGCCGAGCAGATTAAAGAGGCGGCAAAGCAGGGTGGTACCGAGGGTATGGCGCTACGTATGGCGGCCCGAAAGAAAGATGACGGCAGCATCGAGTACATTATGGGTTTCGATGAAGAGCGTGAACAGGATACACGTGTTGATGCCGACGGAACCAGTATAGTGATTTCACCTGATTCGGTTGCACTCTTGGAAGAAGCGGTAATGGATTATGTAGAGATGGCAGAGGGCGATTTCCGTTTTATCTTTCTAAATCCCAAGGATCCCACCTACGTGCCACCCTCTGACGGGTAG
- a CDS encoding sulfur reduction protein DsrS codes for MELSSEDALRLNVLLANKPLAIRIHESNMTLHGLLAESEVTVKLNPVGRDEHYLRSVRSFLSERALGNPGGYPLYLQRWTRQGQMREDSLEQLLLLGEPTAVFAVVCAEGLTDELARRAWWSVEEAENARCMLETEAVVKGKTGPLLASYLIDYLPFEIEPETMVDSVSKALQPGLLDDAVRRSLWKRAARKTAYLVGFIAACPDDLPETLPARGDYNEYWEKLRPLADTGNSVALLLLKLLSGQGQSYLDTCQRILNKPSTQDVVNTTLDLIRNYFSALRPEGNPDVPIEVLIGESPGMIAHSKEANTCLKIMPTLMRELEAMTILSGLGFGVLRPALKGSDAMGSLMRKKLVPVLTPIKERIALLRAIHNV; via the coding sequence ATGGAACTCTCCAGTGAAGACGCCTTGCGTCTTAATGTACTGTTGGCCAATAAACCTCTGGCCATACGTATCCACGAATCAAACATGACGCTCCACGGCTTGCTTGCAGAGAGTGAAGTGACAGTTAAACTCAATCCGGTTGGTCGTGACGAGCACTATCTGAGGAGTGTGCGTTCCTTCCTGTCAGAACGAGCCCTCGGTAATCCTGGTGGCTACCCGCTCTACCTGCAGCGCTGGACCCGCCAGGGACAGATGCGGGAGGATAGCCTTGAGCAGCTGCTATTGTTAGGTGAGCCAACGGCTGTATTTGCCGTTGTTTGTGCTGAAGGGCTGACAGATGAACTGGCACGGCGAGCATGGTGGTCAGTTGAAGAGGCGGAGAATGCCCGTTGCATGTTGGAGACCGAGGCTGTTGTCAAGGGCAAGACCGGCCCGCTACTGGCTAGCTATCTTATTGACTACCTGCCTTTCGAGATTGAGCCTGAGACGATGGTCGACTCGGTCAGCAAAGCGTTACAGCCTGGGCTACTTGACGATGCAGTACGACGCTCCCTGTGGAAGAGAGCTGCACGTAAGACAGCCTACCTGGTTGGATTTATAGCAGCCTGCCCGGATGATCTACCTGAGACTCTCCCGGCACGGGGGGACTACAATGAATATTGGGAAAAACTGAGACCGCTGGCTGATACTGGTAACAGTGTCGCATTACTGCTGCTGAAACTACTCTCCGGCCAAGGGCAGTCATATCTGGATACCTGCCAGCGCATACTCAATAAACCCTCTACCCAGGATGTGGTCAACACCACCCTGGACCTGATACGAAACTACTTCTCTGCACTCAGGCCTGAGGGTAACCCGGATGTCCCCATTGAGGTGCTCATCGGTGAATCGCCCGGGATGATAGCCCATTCAAAAGAGGCAAATACCTGCCTGAAAATTATGCCGACACTCATGCGTGAACTTGAGGCAATGACTATTCTCTCAGGTCTCGGTTTTGGCGTGCTGCGCCCTGCCCTAAAGGGGAGTGACGCCATGGGTAGTTTGATGCGCAAAAAACTGGTGCCGGTGCTTACTCCGATTAAAGAAAGGATTGCTCTGCTCCGGGCAATCCATAATGTCTAG
- a CDS encoding IS110 family transposase, which translates to MGKQSIQCEVILGVDTHLDMHVGVIIDSHGKMLDVLSIETNGTGYQHLLKWASSFGNLSRAGVEGTGTYGAGLARFLSEHEVEVLEINRPDRSMRRFYGKSDPTDAESAARSVLAGKAQSIPKLQSGAAEAMRIASVARRSAVKARTQTINQLRSLLVSAPENIRARLWKSNPGQCVQGCLHLRTLGKTISLKTLATTLRLLARRWMYLTAELKDLDDTLEHLTNSAAKRLRRQFGIGPQTAATLLSVAGDNPERLHSEAALAALCGVNPLQASSGKTVRHRLNRGGSRSANNALWTIAMVRMRSDPRTRTYVARRTAEGKSTKEISRCLKRYIVRELYPLNLADLNDAAVVT; encoded by the coding sequence ATGGGTAAACAATCGATACAGTGTGAAGTCATACTTGGCGTTGATACGCATCTGGACATGCATGTGGGAGTGATTATTGACAGTCATGGAAAAATGCTTGATGTACTGTCCATAGAAACAAATGGCACTGGCTATCAGCACTTATTAAAATGGGCGTCATCGTTCGGCAATTTATCACGCGCAGGAGTAGAAGGTACTGGAACATATGGAGCAGGCCTTGCTAGATTCCTATCTGAACACGAGGTAGAGGTCCTGGAAATCAATCGTCCTGATCGTTCTATGCGACGATTCTATGGCAAATCGGATCCGACGGATGCGGAGAGTGCCGCTCGATCCGTGCTGGCAGGTAAAGCGCAGTCTATTCCGAAGTTACAATCAGGTGCTGCAGAGGCTATGCGTATCGCATCAGTTGCAAGGCGGAGCGCGGTAAAGGCGAGAACACAGACGATTAATCAATTGCGTTCATTGCTGGTGTCTGCTCCAGAGAATATACGAGCTAGGCTTTGGAAGTCGAATCCAGGACAGTGTGTTCAAGGTTGTTTGCATCTCCGGACTCTCGGTAAAACAATTTCACTAAAGACGCTGGCTACAACACTTCGTCTACTCGCCAGGCGGTGGATGTACCTAACAGCTGAACTTAAAGATCTGGATGATACACTGGAGCACTTAACAAATAGCGCAGCAAAGCGGTTACGTCGACAGTTTGGCATTGGGCCACAAACAGCAGCGACGTTGCTGTCAGTCGCTGGTGACAATCCTGAACGGCTACATAGCGAAGCTGCTCTAGCAGCTCTGTGTGGAGTAAACCCACTGCAAGCATCTTCAGGTAAGACTGTGCGTCATCGCCTCAATCGTGGAGGTAGTCGATCTGCCAATAATGCGTTGTGGACCATTGCCATGGTACGCATGCGGAGCGATCCACGCACTCGAACTTATGTTGCTCGTCGCACGGCAGAAGGAAAATCGACCAAAGAGATAAGCCGATGCTTGAAGCGTTACATCGTTCGAGAACTATACCCTCTTAACCTGGCTGATTTAAACGATGCTGCAGTAGTAACTTGA